One genomic region from Zalophus californianus isolate mZalCal1 chromosome 2, mZalCal1.pri.v2, whole genome shotgun sequence encodes:
- the LOC113924333 gene encoding ras-related protein Ral-A-like: MAANKPKGQNSLALHKVIMVGSGGVGKSALTLQFMYDEFVEDYEPTKADSYRKKVVLDGEEVQIDILDTAGQEDYAAIRDNYFRSREGFLCVFSITEMESFAATANFREQILRVKDENVPFLLVGNKSDLEDKRQVSVEEAKTRADQWNVNYVETSAKTRANVDKVFFDLMREIRARKMEDSKEKNGKKKRKSLAKRIRERCCIL; encoded by the coding sequence ATGGCTGCAAACAAGCCCAAGGGTCAGAATTCTTTGGCCCTACACAAAGTCATCATGGTGGGCAGTGGTGGTGTGGGCAAGTCCGCTTTGACCCTACAGTTCATGTATGATGAGTTTGTGGAGGACTATGAGCCCACCAAAGCAGACAGCTACCGGAAGAAGGTAGTGCTGGATGGGGAGGAAGTGCAGATCGATATCTTGGATACAGCTGGCCAGGAGGACTATGCCGCAATTAGAGACAACTACTTCCGGAGCAGAGAGGGtttcctctgtgtcttctctATCACAGAAATGGAATCCTTTGCAGCCACGGCCAACTTCAGGGAGCAGATTTTAAGAGTAAAAGATGAGAACGTTCCATTTCTGCTGGTTGGTAACAAATCAGATTTAGAAGATAAAAGGCAGGTTTCTGTAGAAGAGGCAAAAACCAGAGCCGACCAGTGGAACGTTAACTATGTGGAAACATCTGCTAAAACTCGAGCTAATGTTGACAAGGTATTTTTTGATCTGATGAGGGAAATTCGAGCCAGAAAGATGGAAGAcagcaaagaaaagaatggaaaaaagaagaggaaaagtttagccaagagaatcagagaaagatgCTGCATTTTATAA